From the genome of Helicobacter pylori:
CTAATCGCTTCTCTTTTGCAAGTGCCTTTGCATGTTTTAGGGATTAGAGAGCGAGCCTCTTTTCAGCCTTTTTACCCCAAAACAGAAAAACCCAATCACGCTCAAAAGTTGGTTAATGCTCCTAGCACGCTCAGTTTGGAATTTTTAGAAAAATTAGTGATCCGCTATCTTTTAGAAGACAGAAACTTGTTGGATTTGGCGGTGGGTTATATCCATAGTGGGGTATTCTTGCATAAAAAACAAGAATTTGACGCTTTGTGTCAAGAAAAATTGGACGACCCTAAATTAGTTGCGTTATTATTAGATGCGAATTTACCCCTAAAAAAAGGGGGTTTTGAAAAGGAATTGCGTTTGTTGATTTTGCGCTATTTTGAGCGGCAACTCAAAGAAATCCCTAAAAGCTCGCTCCCTTTTAGCCAAAAAATGATCTTTTTAAAAAAGGCTCGCCAAGCCATTATGAAATTAAAACAAGGAGAATTAGTCGCCATATGAAAACAATAAAAGCTTTAGCCTTATTTAGTGGGGGGTTGGATAGTTTGTTGTCTATGAAATTGCTTATTGATCAAGGCATTGAGGTAACCGCTTTGCACTTTAATATAGGGTTTGGGGGGAATAAAGATAAAAGAGAGTATTTTGAAAACGCCACTGCGCAAATCGGGGCTAAGCTCTTGGTGTGCGATATTAGAGAGCAGTTTTTTAACGATGTGTTGTTCAAGCCCAAATACGGCTATGGGAAATATTTCAACCCTTGCATTGATTGCCATGCCAACATGTTTAGGAACGCTTTTTATAAAATGCTTGAATTGAACGCGGATTTTGTTTTGAGCGGAGAAGTGTTGGGGCAACGCCCTAAATCCCAAAGGAAAGAAGCGCTCAATCAGGTGAGGAAATTAGTCAGAGAGGTGGGCGAAGAGGCGCGTTTTGATCCTATTTTAGACCGAACGCAAGCAAGCGGTGAGAAACCGCAATTTTTAGACGAGTTGCTTTTACGGCCCATGAGCGCGAAACTCTTAGAGCCTACTTTCATGGAAAAAAAGGGCTGGGTTGATAGAGAAAAACTTTTAGATGTGAGCGGTAGGGGGCGAAGCAGGCAATTGCAAATGATCAAAGATTACGGCTTGAAATATTATGAAAAGCCAGGTGGTGGGTGTTTGCTTACGGACATTCAAGTGAGTAATAAGATTAAGAATTTGAAAGAATACAGAGAAATGGTGTTTGAAGACAGCGTGATTGTCAAAAACGGGCGTTATTTTGTCTTACCCAATAACGCTCGTTTGGTGGTGGCAAGGAATGAAGAAGAAAACCATAAGCTAGACATTGAGCACCCCTTAATGGATAAGATTGAATTGCTAAGTTGTAAAGGCCCTTTGAGTTTAGTGGATAAAAACGCCAGCCAAGAAGATAAAGAATTGGCCGGCCGTATCGCTTTAGGCTATGCTAAGACTTTAAAAAATCAAGCTTATCTCATTCAAATAGGGGATGAAAAGTGCGAGCTTTACCCTTTGGATAAAGAGAGTGCTAGAGAGTATTTGTTTGCTTGAAAGGGAGTTTTTGAGAGTTTTAGGGATTTTCTTTTATGCTATAATGAAAAAAGCTCTAATCAGTGTTAGGCTGTTTTTTAGGAGGTTTGCATGCAAGAGTTTTTAGGTTTTGGTGTGGTGGGGAATTTTGCAGGGCATTTGGAGCAAGCAGGAGAGAGTCATAGTTTTATTAACATGAAAAGCGAAGAAAAGGACGCCCCTAAGGGATTATTCCCTTTTTATATCCCATATGAGAATTGCTATTTGGGGCGTTGTTGCATTGATAACCATAAGATTATTTTGCCTAACGATCCAGATTTAAGGGTGCAAGCAGAGCCAGAAATCGCTTTAGAATGCGATGTTAAATACGATGAGAAACATTTTGTTACCAAGCTTGTGCCTAATTTTTTCATGGCGTTTAATGACGCTTCTGTGCGTAATTTAGACGCCACAAAACTCTCCCAAAAAAAGAATTTTTCACCAGCTTCTAAAGGTATAGGGCAGAAATTGCCCATTGACAGGTTTGCTTATGGGGGGGTGTGTAACAATTTTTCTATCGCGTCTTTTTTGAAATACAATAATGTTTGGCACATTTATGGGGAAAACAGCAAATTGCTCAAATACGAGTTTTTCTACCAGAAACTGCTAGATTGGATCAAAGATAGGCTCAATTACCAACAAGATGGCGATTCTTTAGAAGCTCTAAGGCCGTTTTTAGAGCGCCATAATTTCCCCACTAAAATGATTTTTGCGATAGGGGCTACCCCTTATATGCCCTTTGCGCAAGAGCATTTTTTGCAAAAAGGCGATGAGGTGGCGATTGTTGCTTACAACCATTTGCAATATAGTTTTGAAAAGATTCAAAATCTCTTAGAAGAAGACGCCCTACAAACCAAAGAACACGCTAATCTTTCTTATGTCTATCAAATCGTAGAATAGTAAGGCTTTTACCTCTTTAACTTTGCTTTTTTACCCTTTTAAAGATAAAAGCCACCCTTTTTGACCCCTTTTAGGGAGTTTTAATGGTTTTTTTGAGATAATAAAGCCGTATAAAGTTAATTAAAATTAAACAAAAGGGTTTTGATGTCCGCTCATTTTTTAAAAATCATTTTTTTAGTAGGCATGTGCGTTTCAAGTTTGTTCGCTGAAGGATTAGAAGGGTTTTTTAATGCCCTAGAAGCCCAGCTCAAAAGCCCCATCGCTAAGGGGATTTTAATGGTGATTTTCATAGGGATCGCTATTTATGTGTGGAGGAATTTAGACCGGTGGAAAGAGATTTTATTCACGATCCTTGGCGTGGTGTTTGGGATTTTTTTATTCTTTAAAGCCCCGAGTTTGGCGAATTGGTTTATGGGAGTTTTTTAATGATTATCCTCTCAGCGAGCGTGAAGAATTTGCGTGAAATTTCGGTTAAAGAAAAATTTTTATGGCTGAACGCTAAATCTTATTTGATTTCTGTTTTTGTGCCTTTTGTTTTGCTCCCTTGGATTGATTTATTGAGCGCTTTTTTATTGTATTTAGGGTTTTTAGCGCTCTTTAGCGTGTTGGAATTTTTTGATGAAGACATTGCAGATATTATTGTGGCTAAAAGCAAAATAAAGACTAAAACCAAATCTTATAGAGCGTAGGATGTTAGAAAAGCTTTTAGGCGCTATCAAACAAAAAGTTTCAAACTATTTTTTAGGGGTTTTGCCTAAAAGCTATTCTATGAGCGAAGAAAACAATATTTTAGGCTTGTATGATGAGCATTTTTTACTCACTAAAAACGAAAACCTAGTGGGTATCCTCCGTTTAGAGGGGGTGAGTTACACCCATTTAAGCACAGAGCAATTGCAAGATCTTTTCACTGAGCGCCAAATGGCGTTGGATTCTTTAGAAAAAGTCGTGGCGCGCCTGGTGGTTAAAAGGCGTAAAATTGATCACCAACAAAGCATTCAATCTGATTCTCAATACTTGCAAGCGATTTTGAATCAATTTGAAAATAAAGAAGTGTATGAGAATCAGTATTTTTTAGTTTTAGAAAGCACGCACTCTTTACAAGGTGTTTTAGAGCATAAGAAAAAATCTCTCATGCATGCCAATAGGGAAAATTTTAAGGATATTCTCTCTTATAAAGCGCATTTTTTACAAGAAACTTTAAAAAGCCTAGAAATCCAGCTCAAAAATTATGCCCCCAAATTCTTAAGCTCTAAAGAGGTTTTGAATTTTTATGCAGAATACATTAACGGGTTTGATCTCCCTTTAAAACCCCTAGTAGGGGGGTATTTGAGCGACAGCTATATCGCTAGTTCCATCACTTTTGAAAAAGATTATTTCATTCAAGAAAGCTTTAACCAAAAAACCTACAACCGCTTGATTGGCATAAAAGCTTATGAGAGCGAACGCATCACCTCCATAGCGGTGGGAGCACTTTTATACCAAGAAACACCTTTAGATATTATCTTTTCCATAGAGCCTATGAGCGTGCATAAAACGCTGAGTTTTTTAAAAGAGAGGGCCAAGTTTAGCATGTCCAATCTCGTTAAAAACGAGCTTTTAGAATACCAAGAATTAGTCAAAACCAAACGCCTATCCATGCAAAAATTCGCCCTAAACATTCTTATCAAAGCCCCTAGTTTAGAGGATTTAGACACTCAAACCAGCTTAATTTTAGGGCTTTTATTTAAAGAAAACTTAGTGGGCGTTATAGAAACTTTTGGCTTGAAAGGGGGGTATTTTTCCTTTTTCCCTGAACGCATCCATTTAAACCACCGCTTGCGTTTTTTAACTTCTAAAGCCCTAGCGTGTTTGATGGTGTTTGAAAGGCAAAATTTAGGCTTTAAGGCTAATTCATGGGGGAATAGCCCTTTGAGCGTGTTTAAAAATTTGGATTATTCCCCTTTTCTATTCAATTTCCACAACCAAGAAGTGAGCCACAACAACGCTAAAGAAGTCGCTAGAGTGAATGGGCATACTTTAATCATAGGGGCTACCGGAAGCGGTAAAAGCACGCTGATTAGCTTTTTAATGATGAGCGCTTTGAAATACCAAAACATGCACCTTTTAGCCTTTGACAGGATGCAAGGGCTGTATTCTTTCACCGAATTTTTTAAAGGGCATTACCATGACGGCCAATCTTTTAGCATCAACCCCTTTTGTTTAGAGCCTAATTTACAGAATCTAGAATTTTTGCAATCCTTTTTTTTGAGCATGTTTGATCTTGCCCCTTCAAAGGATAAAGAAGCCTTGGAAGACATGAATGCGGTTTCTGGAGCGATTAAGAGCCTTTATGAGACCTTATACCCTAAAGCCTTTAGTTTGCTAGACTTTAAAGAAACGCTTAAAAGAACCTCATCTAACCAATTGGGCTTGAGTTTGGAGCCGTATTTGAATAACCCCCTTTTTAACGCTTTGAATGATGCGTTCAATTCCAACGCTTTTTTAAATGTAATCAACTTAGACGCTATCACCCAAAACCCTAAAGACTTAGGGCTTTTAGCCTATTATTTGTTTTATAAAATCTTAGAAGAATCCAGGAAAAACGACAGCGGTTTTTTGGTTTTTTTAGACGAGTTTAAATCCTATGTGGAAAACGATTTGTTGAACACTAAAATCAACGCTTTAATCACGCAAGCCAGAAAAGCTAATGGCGTGGTGGTGTTGGCCTTGCAAGATATTTACCAGTTAAGCGGGGTTAAAAACGCCCATAGTTTTTTAAGCAACATGGGGACTCTCATTTTGTATCCGCAAAAAAACGCTAGGGAGTTGAAACACAATTTCAATGTGCCTTTGAGCGAGACTGAAATTTCTTTTTTAGAAAACACCCCTTTGTATGCCAGGCAGGTTTTAGTCAAAAATCTGGGTAACGGGAGTTCCAACATGATTGATGTGAGTTTGGAGGGCTTGGGGCGTTATTTGAAAATCTTTAATTCGGATTCTAGTCATGTGAATAAAGTGAAAGCGTTACAAAAAGACTACCCTACAGAGTGGCGTGAAAAACTTTTGAAGAGCTAGTTTAAAAAAGTTAATATCATTTTGAAACACTCCTATTCAGATGGCTAAGGCACACAAGAAATTAGGGGACTCTGCTGTATTCCTACCCTGAAGCGTTACCCTAAAGTCCTATTGCATAGGTCTAAATAAGAGCTTGGGGATCATTTTAACCATAGAAAGCTTATGTTTTCATTAAAAATGTTATGATACGCTCAAATTAGTCAAGCAAACAAGCAAAAAAATTAAAAGGGTTAGATTGAAAATATTCGTTCTGTTGATGTCGGTAATTTTAGGAATATCATTAACAGGTTGCATAGGCTATCGTATGGACTTAGAACATTTTAACACGCTCTATTATGAAGAAAGCCCTAAACAAGCTTATGAATATTCTAAACAATTCACTAAGAAAAAAAAGAACGCTCTTTTATGGGACTTGCAAAACGGCTTGAGCGCTTTATACGCCAGAGATTACCAGACTTCTTTAGGGGTATTAGATCAAGCCGAGCAACGCTTTGATAAAACCCAAAGCGCTTTCACAAGAGGGGCTGGTTATGTGGGCGCTACCATGATTAATGATAATGTGCGCGCTTATGGGGGGAATATTTATGAGGGCGTTTTAATCAATTATTACAAAGCGATAGACTACATGCTTTTAAACGATAGCACGAAAGCTAGGGTGCAATTCAACCGTGCGAATGAACGCCAACGCAGGGCTAAAGAATTTTATTATGAGGAAGTTCAAAAAGCCATTAAAGAGATCGATTCTAGCAAAAAGCACAATATCAATATGGAACGCTCTAGGGTAGAAGTGAGCGAGATTTTAAACAACACCTATTCTAATTTAGACAAATACGAAGCTTATCAAGGCTTGCTTAACCCAGCGGTTTCGTATCTTTCAGGGTTGTTTTACGCTTTAAATGGGGATAAGAATAAGGGGTTAGGCTATCTTAATGAAGCCTATGGGATCAGTCAAAGCCCTTTCGTGGCTCAAGACTTGGTTTTTTTCAAAAACCCTAACAGGAGCCATTTCACTTGGATCATCATTGAAGATGGTAAAGAGCCGCAAAAAAGCGAATTTAAAATTGATGTGCCTATTTTTATGATTGATTCGGTTTATAATGTGAGTATAGCCTTGCCCAAGCTAGAAAAAGGGGAAGCGTTTTATCAAAATTTCACTCTCAAAGATGGAGAAAAAGTAACGCCCTTTGACACTTTAGCCTCAATAGATGCGGTGGTCGCTAGCGAATTTAGGAAGCAATTGCCCTATATTATCACTAGAGCCATTCTATCGGCTACTTTTAAGGTGGGCATGCAAGCGGTAGCGAACTATTATTTGGGGTTTGTTGGAGGGCTAGTAACTTCGTTGTATTCGGGTGTGAGCACCTTTGCAGACACCAGAAACACGAGCATTTTTGCCCATAAAATCTATCTTATGCGTATCAAAAACAAAGCTTTTGAAAATTATGAAGTTCGAGCTGATTCTATTGACGCTTTTTCGTT
Proteins encoded in this window:
- a CDS encoding MnmA/TRMU family protein codes for the protein MKTIKALALFSGGLDSLLSMKLLIDQGIEVTALHFNIGFGGNKDKREYFENATAQIGAKLLVCDIREQFFNDVLFKPKYGYGKYFNPCIDCHANMFRNAFYKMLELNADFVLSGEVLGQRPKSQRKEALNQVRKLVREVGEEARFDPILDRTQASGEKPQFLDELLLRPMSAKLLEPTFMEKKGWVDREKLLDVSGRGRSRQLQMIKDYGLKYYEKPGGGCLLTDIQVSNKIKNLKEYREMVFEDSVIVKNGRYFVLPNNARLVVARNEEENHKLDIEHPLMDKIELLSCKGPLSLVDKNASQEDKELAGRIALGYAKTLKNQAYLIQIGDEKCELYPLDKESAREYLFA
- a CDS encoding TrbC/VirB2 family protein — encoded protein: MSAHFLKIIFLVGMCVSSLFAEGLEGFFNALEAQLKSPIAKGILMVIFIGIAIYVWRNLDRWKEILFTILGVVFGIFLFFKAPSLANWFMGVF
- a CDS encoding COG3014 family protein; the protein is MDLEHFNTLYYEESPKQAYEYSKQFTKKKKNALLWDLQNGLSALYARDYQTSLGVLDQAEQRFDKTQSAFTRGAGYVGATMINDNVRAYGGNIYEGVLINYYKAIDYMLLNDSTKARVQFNRANERQRRAKEFYYEEVQKAIKEIDSSKKHNINMERSRVEVSEILNNTYSNLDKYEAYQGLLNPAVSYLSGLFYALNGDKNKGLGYLNEAYGISQSPFVAQDLVFFKNPNRSHFTWIIIEDGKEPQKSEFKIDVPIFMIDSVYNVSIALPKLEKGEAFYQNFTLKDGEKVTPFDTLASIDAVVASEFRKQLPYIITRAILSATFKVGMQAVANYYLGFVGGLVTSLYSGVSTFADTRNTSIFAHKIYLMRIKNKAFENYEVRADSIDAFSFSLKPCKRSLENPKVIDARELLSGFVTAPQIFCSNRHNILYIRSFKNGFVLSHLK
- a CDS encoding competence protein ComB; protein product: MIILSASVKNLREISVKEKFLWLNAKSYLISVFVPFVLLPWIDLLSAFLLYLGFLALFSVLEFFDEDIADIIVAKSKIKTKTKSYRA
- a CDS encoding DUF5718 family protein is translated as MQEFLGFGVVGNFAGHLEQAGESHSFINMKSEEKDAPKGLFPFYIPYENCYLGRCCIDNHKIILPNDPDLRVQAEPEIALECDVKYDEKHFVTKLVPNFFMAFNDASVRNLDATKLSQKKNFSPASKGIGQKLPIDRFAYGGVCNNFSIASFLKYNNVWHIYGENSKLLKYEFFYQKLLDWIKDRLNYQQDGDSLEALRPFLERHNFPTKMIFAIGATPYMPFAQEHFLQKGDEVAIVAYNHLQYSFEKIQNLLEEDALQTKEHANLSYVYQIVE
- a CDS encoding VirB4 family type IV secretion/conjugal transfer ATPase; this translates as MLEKLLGAIKQKVSNYFLGVLPKSYSMSEENNILGLYDEHFLLTKNENLVGILRLEGVSYTHLSTEQLQDLFTERQMALDSLEKVVARLVVKRRKIDHQQSIQSDSQYLQAILNQFENKEVYENQYFLVLESTHSLQGVLEHKKKSLMHANRENFKDILSYKAHFLQETLKSLEIQLKNYAPKFLSSKEVLNFYAEYINGFDLPLKPLVGGYLSDSYIASSITFEKDYFIQESFNQKTYNRLIGIKAYESERITSIAVGALLYQETPLDIIFSIEPMSVHKTLSFLKERAKFSMSNLVKNELLEYQELVKTKRLSMQKFALNILIKAPSLEDLDTQTSLILGLLFKENLVGVIETFGLKGGYFSFFPERIHLNHRLRFLTSKALACLMVFERQNLGFKANSWGNSPLSVFKNLDYSPFLFNFHNQEVSHNNAKEVARVNGHTLIIGATGSGKSTLISFLMMSALKYQNMHLLAFDRMQGLYSFTEFFKGHYHDGQSFSINPFCLEPNLQNLEFLQSFFLSMFDLAPSKDKEALEDMNAVSGAIKSLYETLYPKAFSLLDFKETLKRTSSNQLGLSLEPYLNNPLFNALNDAFNSNAFLNVINLDAITQNPKDLGLLAYYLFYKILEESRKNDSGFLVFLDEFKSYVENDLLNTKINALITQARKANGVVVLALQDIYQLSGVKNAHSFLSNMGTLILYPQKNARELKHNFNVPLSETEISFLENTPLYARQVLVKNLGNGSSNMIDVSLEGLGRYLKIFNSDSSHVNKVKALQKDYPTEWREKLLKS